The Lynx canadensis isolate LIC74 chromosome A2, mLynCan4.pri.v2, whole genome shotgun sequence DNA segment CATGGACACTTTTGTTCAAACCAGACGTCGAAAAGCTGATGAATCCAAAAGGGTTCTGAAGGCAACTACTGCtcgtggacccccccccccactggagTCAGATGCTTTCATGGGCTTTTGCGGGGTTTCACCCTGAATGCCCTCAGCGATTCTGTATGGCGGGGACAGTACACGTCCCCACTTTACCGGTGAGGAAACCGGGACGCAAGGGAGTCTGCCGAAGGTCCCAGAGCAAGAAAGTGTGTCAGACAAAGCCACCCCAGCCCGGGGCTCTACcccccacatcccctcccccGGCACGCACCTGCTAAGTAGACAGAGACCCCGCAGCAGAAGAGGCCAAGGGCCACGTGTCTGAGGAGGCGGCAGTCATAGAGAAACCAGTCAGACCTaggagggtgggggggcaggaagaaaaagggctcagggggtggggctggtggggggaagccagggaggagaaggagggggagctTTGGGGGATCTGAGTTCTGTGTGAGGACCTAACCATCTATCCAGCCATCGGTCTCTCCATCTACCCGCTCATCCATCCTGCCGGGTAAAGGTCCACTACCATTTACCACCCACTAATTTCCATCGGCTGTTCAACcacacagccagccagccatttAGCAAGGCCCTattgatccatccatccacttgtTTAAACAGCcaccatctgtccatccatccctcacccacccacctcccgcTCACCATCAGATCGATCCGACCACCTATCCACCTGGCCATTCATCCTTTGCTCACCACTTACCCATCCACCACCCATCTCCTGTGACCCATCCACGCACATCAGTCCATTCACACATCCAGCACTCACGAAGCAGCTATTATGCGGGGACCCTTGTTAGACACCTGCCTTCCGTTGTTTTACAGACCACAAACTTATTTGGGACACGAAGAGACGGAGCTCAACTTGCCATCAGAGGTGACAGAAACAGGGATTCCCAAGGGCTGAGGCGGACCGAGGACTTAGTTTTGAGCCTGGCCCTGGGCTGAGTGCTTCGCCGTGTGCAttcttccttccccactcctcGAGGCTTAGGAAAGCCTCTGCTATCACTCACCTCCCACCGACACAGTGGAAGTGGCCTCCTCTCTGCGCTCACCTTTTTTGCACAGTGGCTGGAGGGGGTGATTTCAAACCTAAGTCAGGTCACATGCCCCTCCTTGCTCACAACTCTCTCAGGCAGAGTAAACCCCAAAGTCTGCACCACAGCACAGAAGCCCAGGATGGTCTATTTCCTCTGATTTCCTTACCCTTATCTCCCTCATCTCTCCCTCCAGCCACACCAATCACCTCGACCTCTAACACCCCAAGCtcattcctgccccagggcctttgcacatgctgcccCCCCATCACAGTCCTCCAGATCCGctgcctcttttcctctttcaagtCTCAGCGCAAGCCTCCCCAGATGGTCCCGCCTCAACCACACTTACCCTTTCCGCTTCCATCACATcaccccattttcttcctttcccagcaTTCAGCCTCACTTGACATTTTTGATCTGGCTTGTCTCTATTGTCTACCCCACCAGGGCCGGTCTGGGTCCACCTGGTTCCTGCTGTGTCCTCTATTTCCAGTGCTGGGTCAGCCCCCTGCAGGTGCCCAATACATATTGGTCGACTGACTCCCTGAGCTATCGAATGAATAGGTCTACTCCAAATGGTGGACGTTCCCATCTGCTCAAATCCATGGAATCCTGGACCAATGATTCTGGCTCTCCTCCCCGGGGCATCCTGGAGGGAAACACTTGGATCTGGGGCAGCTGAGTCCTTGACTCAAGGAAGGTCCCTCACTCTACATTCActgcctgccccccgccccctcccccccccccccccccagggttcACGTTCCGGAGCTCAGATGCCCGAGCCAGGGCACAGGCTCTGTCTCTATCAGAATCAAATTCAAATCCAGTCCGCCCACTTCCAAATCAGGCAGCCCAGAGAGATCAGCCGACCCTGTCCCCTGTCGGAGCCGCAGTTACAAAGGCAGGCAGTAACGTTCAGCCGCCGCGGGgcgaagggggtggggggacttcaCTGAGCTAATCCTTGGAAAGCAAGAAGCACGAAGAGTTTGGGGAGCTAGCTGACCCTGGGCCctctatgagcctcagtttccacctctgtAAAATTAGCACCTGCGGTAAATTTTCAACTACTataggatggagggagggagaggtgatAGAAgttggggatggagagagaggggaggaaggcagggagggatggaagaaaggagaaggggagaggggataAGGGAAGATCCACTCCCcccgccaaccccccccccccccccgcgcaacctgaggcccagagagaggcgGCGGCTCGCGGGCTCGCCCAGCCCCGAGGCGGGCGTCGGGGTGGAGGGGCTTGTCCTACCTGCCGGGACCCGGCCCCCGCGCCAGTTCGGCGCCCAGGTGGCCGCAGAGCGCGGCGAGCAGAAGGCTGGTGAGGCCCAACACCAGGGCGAGCGCAGCAAGCGCGGCGGCCAGAGGCAGCAGCGCCCCGGCCGCGTCCTCGGGCAGCCCTGGGCCGGCGTCCAGCTCCGGGCCCAGCCCGTCGGTGCGCATTCCCCGCAGCTCCGCGCGGCCCGCCTGCAGCTGGAACAGCAGCTGCGCTCCCAGCGCCGCCAGCACCGCCGCCGGGATGCCCAGCAGGGTCATCGCGGCCAGCACCCGGCCCCCGTAAGACCGGGCCATGGTAGGGGTCCCGCGGGCCTGGGTAGGGGGCGGTCGAGGAATAAAAGAGATTTTTAGCGGCAGAGAAGTTGGGCGGGAGTCCAAGGGCCCCCAGGAGTTCCGAAAGGGGGCGGGACCGCAAGGGGTGTCTGAAAATTGGGGGGCCGTAGGGGGATTGGGACGCCGATCGCAGCGGGGATGAGGAAGCTCCGCGAAAACTTGGGACAAagtcttttctcctccctctgggGACCCTGCGGGCGCCCCCTCCCGGCCTCCAGGTCCTGGCTGGGCGGGgccggcgcggggcggggcgaaGAAGAAACCGAGGTGGCCCCAAGAGCTGCAAAAGCTCGGATCCAGGGAGCCCCACAAGTCCCTAAATTCATTAAAGCGACCCCCCACTCCGCCCACTGTCCTAAGCACCTGTTtcactgtttaaaacaaaaacaaacaaaaaaggaagcttgaacaaatttttaaatcattcactttttaaaattcttttttaacgtttattcatttttgagagacagagggtgagtggaggaggggcagagagagagggagacataggatccgaagcaggctccctgctctgagctgtcagcacagggcccggcgaggggggggggggctcaaacccaccaaccctgagatcatgacctgagccacccaggcgccccttaaataatTCACCTTGATATTTGGTCTCTTACCTGCAGTTGGCTGTGATTTCCCCTCTGTTCAACCTTTTTTCAAGGCTTTGCAGAAATGTTGCCTCCTGGGCGAGGCCCTTCTGCACCCCCCTTGAGTGGGCACCCCTATATCTTGCTACAAGTCtttggttattatttatttttcagttttagaaattgaGGTGAAGTTTACATGACATAAACCATGCTGAAGCGGACAATTCAGAGGCATTTAGTACATACGCAATGTTGTGCACCCATCATGTCTGTCTAGtgccagaatattttcatcatccctaAGGGAGacccccattccccacccccttcctccagTCCCTggcactgatctgctttctgtatctgggtttgcctgttctggacattttctATAAATGGAGCCCGACGGTATGTGACTTTTTTGTGTCCAGTTCCTTTCACTGAGCATGTTTCGGATGTTCATCTATGTTGAGAGCACGTATCagtgtttcattcctttttatggctcaaTCGCATTCCACGGGGGTGGATGGACCACATTTCGTTTATTCATTTCTACGTTGTGAAGATGCACATTCAGCCATTTGTCTgagtctgttttcatttctcttgggcgcATACCTACTAGTGGAATTGCTGGTAAATGTGATAATTATATAGTTAACTTATCGAGGAACCCCCAGACTGCTCTCCACAGCGACTGCAccattttcccttcccaccaGGGGCGCGccagggttccaatttcttcatttcCCTGCCAACGCTGgctattttctggtttttgattatagccatcctactgggtgtgagatggtatctcatggtgctcttgatttgcgtttccctaatggctaatgatgtggagcatcttttcatgagcttggttggtcatttgtgtatcttctttggagaagaaacTGCCTGTTCATGCCCGTTGCTTATTTTTGAATGGGTGGCCTGTCTTcttgtccgcccccccccccccccccccccggcagcaCTTTGAATCTTCTGAAGCCCTTCTGTTTCCCGGAGGTCTGAGCGCCCcttcctgtcccccctccccccgcgctGGGGGTGGGTCCGCTGTTTCGGGGACAGCTGGATGTCTGCCTCAAGTGTCCACTGCTGTGTCCCTGTAGGCTCTGGGAGGGCACTCTTTGGGAAGTTCAGGCGTGTGCTCTGCGCAGGGGTCTCAGAACAGCCCCCCGTccccgccctccgccccgccctccccctcgGGGTCGCTCCCTCTCCTGGGGCCGCGTTTGCCCCGAGCCGCCGGGTCCACGCGGTACTTGCAGCGGCGCAGCGGCTCGGTGAGGCTCCGGGGCGCGGGGTCGTCCAGGTCCTCGGGCTGCAGGAAGTTGCGGTCCAGCACCTCCGCCGCCTCCTGCCAGTTGGCGAAGCAGGCGGGTCCCAGGCGCCGGATCTCGTCAGTTGCGTCGCGGGTGAGCACGTCTCCTCCAGGCTTGAGCACCACGACAGCCGGCAGGCGCTCCACGGAGAACTGGCGCCCGAGATCCCTGCGGGGCGGGCGGGTCAGTCCGGTTGGAAGCCCGTACCCGCCCCTGAGCTGGGGAGCCACACAGCCCTCCTCCCggtacttactgagcacctgctgtgtgcactACCCCGTGCCGGGCGCTGGGGGAGCCCAGAGACGGGACCAGGCCAGGCCTCAGTGGCCTCTGCACTGGGTGTCCAATACCTCAGACATGCTaccgcctcagggcctttgcactggccatgccctctgcctggagcacTCTCCCCGGACTTCTGTGGGTTAAGACCCTGTATGCTGGGTAGCCAACCTCAAATCTCAATGCCTCGCTCTCCCCTCTGCTGCGCTGTGCCTTTTAGCATCCAACGCACTGCACccgtttgtttttcctcttttttttttttttttttaagtttatttatttattttgagagtgtgaagGAGAGTGCTAGcaggatagggacagagagagataaaaaaatctcAAGTAGGATCCAcacttgtcagtgcagagcccgatgcgggcccgaactcaggaactgtaagatcatgacctgagccgaagtcagatgcttaaccgactgagccccccaggcgcccctatttttcccctttatcaTTTTTGCCCACCATAGAATGTAGCTTCACTAGGGCACAGATTTCTGTCGCCATTCACCTGGGTCCCCAGTGCCTGAAACAGTATAGGGCACAGAATTGAGGCTCAGAAACTGtgtgggatgaatgaatgaatcaatactGATAAATGTAATAAAGAAATACCAAGCTGGGTAAGGGAttggtggtcagggagggcctctcCAAGGAGGTGATCTTTGAGCTCAAAGCTGCAGGATGAGGAGGGCACTGGGTGGCCAGGGTCCCAGGCAGAGGACACAgccgtgcaaaggccctgagacaagAGGGAGATTAGAGTGCAACCTTGATCAGAGGCCCTGCAGGCTCGTAGTAAGGAGTTTCCATTTTGTCCCCAGTATGAGGGGAAGCCAGTGAGGAGCCATCCACGATCCCAGGAGACCCCAGACCAAACCTCCCATCTGGACCAGAATCATGCACAGACATTCTGAAGTACAGGGGGAGACCACACTGAGCCCATCGTCCACAGTTGTTAATTTCCATCCACTGGGTTTTTGGGTGGCCCTTTTCTGGGCCTCTGCACAGAGAATGCATGGCACTTGTAAAGTCACACAGGACTTTACAGACTTagcaaaaagaaatacaggaCACGTGTTAAAGttgatataataaataaaataaaataaaataaaataaaataaaataagaattatataacAACATGCAATATgcgggacatacttatactaaaaacacgtactaaaaaattattcattggggcacctgggtggctcagctggttaagagtctgactcttggatcggctcaggtcatgatctcacagttggtgagttggagccccgtatcACTGATcttgtgaagcctgcttgggattttctctctctctaccctctctgccctcccccactcgtgctcactctctctcaaaataaatacataaaattaaaaaaaatattcattgtttttgtGAAATTTGCTTTTAATCGGGCATCCTGTGTTTTATCTGGGGACCCCGTATGTGGGTAGGGTAAGGAGTAGGGCGATGGGGACTCGCTCACCCTCTGTCCAGACATCTAGCCCCATTGAAGGTTTGATTGAGAGGACCCTGCCTCAAACAAAGTCAGCAGGTCAGTGTTTGGCTATGATGCCCTCACAGCTGGCATTTCTGCCCTGGGAAGGGAAATGTTACCAGTTTGCCAGAAAGATCCCCCTCGGCTGCAGAGGGGCCAGGGGGAGTGAGCAAGTGTCCAAATCTGATAATGTTGGATGGACAACGAAGGTCTCCGGAAACTTCCAACTTGTGgaacaaaattaatgaaatcGGTAAAGTGTCACAAAGTCTGAGACGCCCGCTCAAATGGTTCAGTGCACGCTCCCACGTGTGCCGAGAAAGAAAAtctggcaaaatgttaacaattgtatTGTTAATTGTTTCGTTGTATGCTtctcccaacttaaaaaaaaatttttttaatgttttattttatatttgagagagagagagtgagagagacagagcatgagcagagagatggagacagaatccgaagcaggctccgggctctgagctgtcagcacagagcctgatgcggggctcgaacccacgagcagtgagatcatgacctgagctgaactcggacgctcagctgactgaggtgccacacaggcacctcaaaaagaaggaaagttttaCCGCAGAAAAGGGGaagattcttcttctttttttttttaacgtgtatttatttttgagagagagagagagagagagagcgggagtgaagga contains these protein-coding regions:
- the NXNL1 gene encoding nucleoredoxin-like protein 1, yielding MASLFSGRVLIRNNSDQDELDTEAELSRRLENRLVLLFFGAGSCPQCQAFAPILRDFFVRLTDEFYVLRAAQLALVYVSQDPTEEEQDLFLRDMPKKWLFLPFEDDLRRDLGRQFSVERLPAVVVLKPGGDVLTRDATDEIRRLGPACFANWQEAAEVLDRNFLQPEDLDDPAPRSLTEPLRRCKYRVDPAARGKRGPRRGSDPEGEGGAEGGDGGLF